The Triticum dicoccoides isolate Atlit2015 ecotype Zavitan chromosome 6A, WEW_v2.0, whole genome shotgun sequence genome has a window encoding:
- the LOC119316047 gene encoding uncharacterized protein LOC119316047, translating into MAATEGVGAATAWWSWEARADGAAAVVAATHDMGHLGVAGTPLGRISALRGRTARSEVELEAAAAREAGSEAAGSGSRQGGRRADKNSRISVLAPQTDCVSTLFAAFGTASFPLLKSAAPLSPDDRHTPPPVPFPFAPLLPQAGQARTKQSLLQHCLLPFLMADPSHSSATASDALPAADLPAAALLASAVDTDALHAGHVASAAAADASHAGHLASAAATDAPDAGFPAASTDPDMRFDFESDELGKEKTVGTVEERDLFVCYMGPEAWPSHLEATKSDRLPHLLAAAIKARKPEMMKSTELTICEEEGTESSLGDVLIFPDMIRYRGLTCSNVNTFVEEVLMKDADWHDGFLEAIRGSYVFVCCHESKDSKCGASGPALIRKFKEGIEAQGLGPQVIVRACSHLGGHECLGTVIIFSSDAKGEVTGHWYGYVSPDDVNLLLNKHVRQNETGDHIRRGQLGLSEEQHLEDLELKRVKNGITVLKKAGTGTGGEDNLMCSLQDIMDLSPEVENLEFDSSKMKETDAMYLAALAGDGVPQQRSEVEVPLQQAPSHQTAIIPRNANSENGAAEMNGHNTDGLEEENGRSAADKTILQRSEVEAPLQQAPSHQIAITPENANNEIEAAEVNGHNTDGLEEENGRSEVQTEHIQDPNAADPTGLRNDIIKKKFLIPEDFNGEAVLDRSDVHKVRTAQELRNIIENTSGWLSARITKALLVNGSVFQIPVHMVIDKTYRKSGAVCVVRGEELPHVPVETSLYTHSLTAVLAERRPQYSHISDMVIKKHDFRGNLWARRRYSLQGDNEYHVLQWLPKVVEDTKAIKVNLEMKTQQAEEAPADDFSIKKCIAVVKTIEELSTDEKVGSFDIFKDENNRAIFLCADPETRLLWLRKQLSRIT; encoded by the exons ATGGCCGCGACAGAAGGAGTTGGGGCGGCGACGGCATGGTGGTCGTGGGAGGCGCGGgcagatggagcggcggcggtggtggcggcgacacATGATATGGGGCACCTGGGGGTGGCAGGTACTCCATTAGGTCGAATTTCGGCGCTGCGAGGCCGGACGGCGAGGTCGGAGGTGGaattggaggcggcggcggcgcgggaggcgggAAGTGAAGCAGCCGGAAGTGGTTCACGCCAAGGGGGAAGGAGAGCCGACAAAAATAG TCGCATCTCGGTTCTCGCCCCTCAAACAGATTGTGTTTCGACCCTGTTCGCAGCCTTCGGCACCGCCTCTTTCCCCCTCCTCAAGTCCGCGGCTCCTCTCTCCCCAGACGACCGGCACACACCGCCTCCTGTCCCATTTCCATTTGCGCCGCTCCTCCCCCAAGCAGGACAGGCACGCACCAAGCAGTCGCTGCTGCAGCATTGCCTCCTCCCCTTCCTCATGGCCGATCCCTCCCACTCCTCCGCGACGGCGAGCGACGCCCTCCCCGCCGCGGACCTCCccgccgcggccctcctcgcgtcgGCGGTCGACACAGATGCGCTGCACGCGGGCCACGTCGCTTCGGCGGCCGCCGCAGACGCATCGCACGCGGGCCACCTcgcgtcggcggccgccacagacgCTCCAGACGCGGGCTTCCCCGCCGCAAGCACCGATCCGGACATGAGGTTCGACTTCGAGTCCGATGAGctcgggaaggagaagacggtCGGTACTGTGGAGGAGCGCGACCTGTTCGTCTGCTACATGGGCCCTGAGGCGTGGCCGTCCCACCTCGAGGCCACCAAGTCCGACCGCCTCCcccacctcctcgccgccgccatcaAGGCCCGCAAGCCCGAGATGATGAAATCG ACTGAACTCACCATCTGTGAAGAAGAAGGCACTGAGTCATCTCTTGGAGACGTGTTGATCTTTCCTGATATGATCCGATACAG AGGGTTGACATGCTCTAATGTCAACACTTTTGTTGAAGAAGTACTCATGAAAGATGCTGATTGGCATGATGGATTTCTTGAGGCTATAAGAGGTTCCTATGTTTTTGTCTGCTGCCATGAAAGCAAGGATAGTAAGTGTGGTGCTTCTGGTCCTGCTTTGATTAGAAAGTTCAAGGAAGGAATCGAAGCTCAAGGTCTTGGACCTCAGGTTATTGTTAGAGCTTGTTCTCACTTGGGAGGTCATGAATGCTTAGGGACCGTCATCATATTCAGTTCAGATGCCAAGGGAGAAGTGACTGGTCATTG GTATGGTTATGTTTCTCCTGACGATGTGAATTTGTTGCTGAATAAACATGTGAGACAGAATGAAACAGGGGATCATATACGGAG GGGTCAGTTGGGTTTGTCTGAAGAGCAGCATCTGGAAGATTTGGAGCTTAAGCGCGTGAAAAATGGTATTACTGTGCTCAAGAAGGCAGGGACAGGGACAGGAGGGGAGGACAATTTGATGTGCAGTCTTCAGGACATCATGGACCTTAGTCCCGAAGTAGAGAACTTAGAATTCGATTCCTCAAAAATGAAAGAGACGGATGCCATGTATTTGGCTGCTTTAGCAGGGGATGGAGTGCCGCAGCAG AGGTCAGAAGTGGAGGTGCCGCTGCAGCAGGCCCCTTCCCACCAGACCGCAATTATTCCTCGAAATGCAAATAGTGAGAATGGAGCAGCAGAAATGAATGGGCACAATACAGATGGGCTAGAAGAAGAGAATGGAAGGAGTGCTGCTGATAAGACCATTCTTCAG AGGTCAGAAGTGGAGGCGCCGCTGCAGCAGGCCCCTTCCCACCAGATCGCAATTACTCCTGAAAATGCAAATAATGAGATTGAAGCAGCAGAAGTGAATGGGCACAATACAGATGGGCTAGAAGAAGAGAATGGAAGGAGTGAAGTTCAG ACTGAACATATACAGGATCCTAATGCAGCTGATCCCACTGGTCTGAGAAATGATATTATCAAGAAGAAGTTTCTTATACCGGAAGATTTTAATG GTGAGGCAGTTCTTGATCGTTCGGACGTGCACAAAGTTCGTACCGCACAAGAGTTGCGAAACATCATTGAAAACACTAGTGGCTGGCTATCAGCCAGAATTACTAAAGCATTGCTAGTAAATGGGAGTGTTTTTCAAATACCAGTTCACATGGTCATCGATAAAACCTATAGAAAGAGCGGCGCTGTATGCGTGGTGCGCGGGGAAGAACTCCCGCATGTTCCTGTAGAAACTAGTCTGTACACTCATAGTCTTACTGCTGTACTGGCAGAGAGGCGACCCCAATATTCCCAC ATCtccgacatggtgatcaagaagcaTGACTTCAGAGGCAATTTATGGGCCCGTAGAAGGTACTCGCTTCAAGGTGATAATGAATACCATGTTCTGCAGTGGCTCCCAAAGGTGGTAGAAGATACCAAG GCAATCAAGGTGAATCTGGAGATGAAAACACAGCAAGCTGAGGAAGCTCCAGCAGATGATTTTTCAATCAAAAAATGCATCGCTGTGGTGAAGACAATAGAAGAATTGTCAACTGATGAGAAGGTTGGCTCCTTCGATATTTTCAAAGATGAGAACAACAGAGCGATTTTTCTCTGTGCTGATCCAGAGACCCGTCTTCTATGGTTAAGAAAGCAGCTGAGTAGAATAACTTGA